The genomic stretch GGGTCCGGCATCGCCGGGGGAGGAGTTCTGTCCGGCTCTCGGCGGTCGGGTGGACGGCCGGTCGATCGCACGCACGAGGCCATCACCCGAATGTCCATAAGATCGGACTATCTCCGATATGTGAGCCACGATGGTCAGGTGCTCATGGACAACGTGTGGCGAATGACGGTCGCGGCGACGACCTTTGGGACACTTGTGGCCCCCCTGTCCGCGTGCGGGGCTGGCGCGTCCGGTCCGGCTCGCGTCGGCGGGGCGGAGGGCCCCCGCGGGCAGGTCGCGCGGAGCCCCATGGTGTCGACCGCCCCCGCGACGGACCCGACCCGCATCCCGGACGTCGGTGACCGGCTGTACCGGCAGATCCCCCGCGACACCGGCCAGGTCCTCGTGGTGTACGGCGAGGGCGAGAACTCGCCCGACTCCACGGCCGTGCTCTACATGCGGGAGGGCCCGGAGTGGCGGCCGATGGCCACGTGGCCGGCGCACAACGGCCGCAGCGGCTGGACCAGGCGCCATCGCGAGGGTGACGAGCGCAGTCCCGTCGGCGTGTTCGGCCTCTCCGACGCGGGCGGTGTGCTCGACGACCCCGGCACCAGGCTGCCGTACCTCCAGGACGCGAACTCCTTCGCGCCCCCGAACTGGGACGAGGCGCATCAGCACGACTTCGACTACGTCATCGCCATCGACTACAACCGTCGCCCGGGCCACCCGCCGGACGACGGCGCTCGCCCCGAGGGTGACGCGAAGGGCGGCGGCATCTGGCTGCACCTCGACCACGGCGACGGCACCTCCGCGTGCGTCAGCGTTCCCAAGGACGCCATGCAGTTCCTGCTGCGCACGCTCGATCCGGCCCGGCGCCCGGTGATGGTGATGGGCGACAGGAAGGAACTGCGCGCCTGACGCACCGGCACCTCCGTCTGCCTCGGGCGGTCTTTCCAAGACCGCCCCGACATCGACGCGCCCAAGGCGCATCTCGACGCCGACAAGCCTCTGGGGTGATCAGGCCCGATCAGGCCCGATCACGCCGTTCTCCTCGATGCGTCATTGCGGGCCGCCCCCGACTCCCCGTAGAACACCGGCCATGAGTAGACAGATAGTCATGTCCATGTTCGCCGGAGTGGCCCTTCTGGCGAGCGCGTTCTTCGGTACCGGGGCCGCAGTCGCCCAAGCGGCCGACGTTCCGGCCGAGTTCGGTACCGACTGGCACGACCCGGTCACCGCGGCGCCGCCCGTCGACCGGCCGCACGCCAGGTCGTGCCAGGTCACCCTAGCCGACGCCCAGTTCCGCGACTTCACGCCCTACCGCGGTGCCTACACCCCGCCCCAGGGCTGCGGCGACCACTGGAGCAAGGTCGTCCTGCGGCTCGACGGCAAGGTGAAGGGCCGTCAGTACGACCGCCTCGGCTATCTGCACGTCGGCGGGGTCGAGATCCTGCGCACCTCCACACCCGAACCCTCGCCCGACGGCATCGCATGGCACGTCGAGAAGGACGTCACCCGCTACAGCGACACCTTCCGCAGCCCGCAGGACGTCGAGATGCTGATCGGCAACGTGGTGGACGGCACGTACACCGGTGTCATCGACGTGCACGTCAGCCTGACCTTCTACGCGGGCCGCCCCGCCGAGCGGACCCCCGACCGTGTCCTCACGCTCGCCGACTCGCCCGATGGCACCACCCTCACGGCCCCGCGCAACAGCGAGCGGATCGTCGCCGAGGTCTACGCGACCGGTTCGGGCGGCGGCTGCGAGGAGTTCTGGTATCTCACGGTGGCTGACCCGGCGTCGTACTCCTGCAAGGCCGATCACGGTCCCTACCGCGAGGTGCAGATCAAGGTCGACGGCCAACTCGCCGGAATCGCCGCGCCGTTCCCGAACGTCTGGACCGGCGGCTGGTCCAACCCCTTCCTCTGGTACGTCCTTCCGGCGCCGGGTGCCTTCGACGTGCGGCCCATCGAGTACGACCTCACGCCCTTCGTGGGCCTGCTCGACGACGGCCGTCCGCACCGCGTCGACGTGTCCGTCATCGGTGTGCCCGCTGGCCAGTCGGGCTGGAGTGCGCCGGTGAACGTCCTGGTCTGGCAGGACGCGCACCGCGCCCAGGTGACCGGCGCGCTCACCGCGGACCGGGCGACGGACATCGCCAATTCGTCCACCTACACGCCCGGTTCGGAGAACCGCGTGAACACCGAGGCCGGACACCGGCTCACCGTGTCCGGCTACCTCGACACCTCGCACGGCCGCGTGACCACCACCGTCACCCGGGCACTCGCCAACACCTCCGTGCACCGCTGGACCGAGGGCGAGAACACAGACGGACTGGACGCGACGTGGTCCGACGACCAGACGGTCGCCGTCGGCGGACAGGGCCCCGCGCGGACGACGCGCACACACCGGACGTACACCATGAACGGCGCCACGACCATCGGCACGGACAACCGGCTGCGCACCGTGCTGACCCTCGGCGATCGCGCGTCGGTCGTGGAACTGCGGGACGGATGGCGCACCACCTGGTCACAGCTCGACGACACCTACAGCGGTGACGCGGCGTACACGATGAACGTCCCGCGCGATCAGCGGCACGCGGTCGGCACGT from Streptomyces roseochromogenus subsp. oscitans DS 12.976 encodes the following:
- a CDS encoding peptide-N4-asparagine amidase encodes the protein MSRQIVMSMFAGVALLASAFFGTGAAVAQAADVPAEFGTDWHDPVTAAPPVDRPHARSCQVTLADAQFRDFTPYRGAYTPPQGCGDHWSKVVLRLDGKVKGRQYDRLGYLHVGGVEILRTSTPEPSPDGIAWHVEKDVTRYSDTFRSPQDVEMLIGNVVDGTYTGVIDVHVSLTFYAGRPAERTPDRVLTLADSPDGTTLTAPRNSERIVAEVYATGSGGGCEEFWYLTVADPASYSCKADHGPYREVQIKVDGQLAGIAAPFPNVWTGGWSNPFLWYVLPAPGAFDVRPIEYDLTPFVGLLDDGRPHRVDVSVIGVPAGQSGWSAPVNVLVWQDAHRAQVTGALTADRATDIANSSTYTPGSENRVNTEAGHRLTVSGYLDTSHGRVTTTVTRALANTSVHRWTEGENTDGLDATWSDDQTVAVGGQGPARTTRTHRTYTMNGATTIGTDNRLRTVLTLGDRASVVELRDGWRTTWSQLDDTYSGDAAYTMNVPRDQRHAVGTSSERYRLYGSDGCYDHVLTTVQGVLTEDRYRC
- a CDS encoding L,D-transpeptidase family protein, whose translation is MVSTAPATDPTRIPDVGDRLYRQIPRDTGQVLVVYGEGENSPDSTAVLYMREGPEWRPMATWPAHNGRSGWTRRHREGDERSPVGVFGLSDAGGVLDDPGTRLPYLQDANSFAPPNWDEAHQHDFDYVIAIDYNRRPGHPPDDGARPEGDAKGGGIWLHLDHGDGTSACVSVPKDAMQFLLRTLDPARRPVMVMGDRKELRA